Proteins from one Sphingomonas sp. HF-S4 genomic window:
- a CDS encoding FadR/GntR family transcriptional regulator yields MAKDELDNTGQFSRTLTMGLVDAVGSAIVRGEYQGRSFPTEADLSKEHGISRSVTREAIKMITAKGLLGARPKIGTFVQPEESWNLFDIDVLRWLMEQKLSSGLLRQFNELRLTVEPQAAAWAARRATPAQVTAILSGLTRMREAAEGNGDPLLADIDFHVAVLRASGNPFLSQFRDIVTTALHTSIRITNRQAGGKACIDDHAAVYNAIAAGKPEAASEAMAKLIDDVLDYLDRSHA; encoded by the coding sequence ATGGCGAAAGACGAGCTGGACAATACCGGCCAGTTTAGTCGGACGCTGACCATGGGCTTGGTCGATGCCGTCGGCAGCGCGATCGTGCGCGGCGAATATCAGGGCCGCTCCTTTCCCACCGAGGCGGATCTCAGCAAGGAGCACGGCATCAGCCGATCGGTCACGCGCGAGGCGATCAAGATGATCACCGCCAAGGGGCTGCTCGGCGCGCGGCCCAAGATCGGCACCTTCGTCCAGCCCGAGGAAAGCTGGAACCTGTTCGACATCGATGTGCTGCGCTGGCTGATGGAGCAGAAGCTGTCGAGCGGGCTGCTGCGCCAGTTCAACGAATTGCGCCTCACCGTCGAGCCCCAGGCGGCGGCCTGGGCGGCGCGGCGCGCGACGCCCGCGCAGGTCACCGCGATCCTCTCAGGGTTAACCCGCATGCGCGAGGCGGCGGAAGGCAATGGCGACCCGCTGCTCGCCGATATCGATTTCCACGTCGCGGTGCTGCGCGCGTCGGGCAACCCGTTCCTCTCGCAGTTCCGCGACATCGTCACCACTGCGCTGCACACTTCGATCCGCATCACCAACCGCCAGGCGGGGGGCAAGGCGTGCATCGACGATCACGCCGCGGTGTATAACGCGATCGCCGCGGGCAAGCCCGAGGCGGCGAGC